gcaacatgtcaagacatcagtcaggatgttaaagcttggtcgcaaatgggtcttccaaatggacaatgaccccaagcatacttccaaagttgtggcaaaatggcttaagaacaacaaagtcaaggtattggagtggccatcacagagcactgacctcaatgctatagaaaatttgtgggcagaactgaaaaagcgtgtgtgagcaaggaggcctacaaacctgactcagttacaccagctctgtcaggaggaacgggccaaaactcacccaactttttgtgggaggcttgtgtaaggctacccaaaatgtttgacccaagttaaacaatttaaaggcaatgctaccaaatactaattgagtgtatgtaaacttctgacccactgggaatgtgatgaaagaaataaaagctgaaataaatcattctctctactattattttgacatttcacattgttaaaataaagtggtgatcctaactgacctaaaacagggatttttttgctaggattaaatgtcaggaattgtgaaaaactgagtttaaatgtatttggctatggtgtatgttaacttccggcttcaactgtatgtggcGTAAATTTCAGTTggtatacagaattagaatccaTACTCATTCTTccatttctcactctctctcctggctAACAGGAAACACCACAGGATGCAGAGTGAGTGAAGCAGGAGTGATCGGACACTGCGAAGTGAGCTGTCACTGAGcccaacatttttttttctcaaagcATAAACTTCAATGTAGTGTAAGAGAGGATAGTGGGGAAatagagagaagggtggagaaagAGACTGAGGCAGGAAGAGGGGGGGTAAGTGAGAGGAACAGTGGGAGGtgggggacagaaagagagagagaggcagagactggGGATAGTGAGAGAAACAATGGGaagtgggggaaagagagagagtaatgtagggggagggaggggacggATAAGTTCTGGGAAGTCAGGTGTCTCAGGGACTTCCTGTTTCCACGTGATGTCATTAATCCTCCTCCAGAGAGAAGTGGAGCGATAGAGTGAAAGAATGTTTCAGTGTGCGTCAAAGAAAGACTGACAGAGAAAACGTGTTTGAAAGCTGAAGCGAAGTGCACAATGGCAGTACGTGGCACCTGAGATTCTGATAGCGCTAACCTTTTGGCTGCGGCTTCATGTCACAGACACATTCCCCCCGTCAGACCCGGGAATCAAACCAGCAACCCTCCAGTTACTGGTGCGCCTCTCTAACCTCCAGGTTGGGTTAAGGTTGTTGTAGTATTCTCTGTAGTAGCGCAACTGTGTCTTGGTGGGAAAGCAGAGTTTACAGCCCCACAGCTAGGCTATGCTCACTTCCTTCCGCACAGCCCAGGGGCTAAAGGCAGGAAGTGAATTCGTAGAGAAACAAGATGTGATGAAGCCAGGCTTCAGATAGCCtaatcatgtctctctccctccttaaatcttctcttgttctctcaccgtttctcctctctccagtaCCAAACCTgaagggacagtgaaacagtgctCCACAGTAGCTCTACAGTAGCTGTAGCCTGCCTCCggcctacaggacagtagctgtaGCCTGCCTCCggcctacaggacagtagctgtaGCCTGCCTCCggcctacaggacagtagctgtaGCCTGCCTCCggcctacaggacagtagctgtaGCCTGCCTCCggcctacaggacagtagctgtaGCCTGCCTCCggcctacaggacagtagctgtaGCCTGCCTCCggcctacaggacagtagctgtaGCCTGCCTCCggcctacaggacagtagctgtaGCCTGCCTCCggcctacaggacagtagctgtaGCCTGCCTCCggcctacaggacagtagctgtaGCCTGCCTCTggcctacaggacagtagctgtaGCCTGTCTCTggcctacaggacagtagctgtaGCCTGTCTCTggcctacaggacagtagctgtaGCCTGTCTCTggcctacaggacagtagctgtaGCCTGTCTCTggcctacaggacagtagctgtaGCCTGCCTCTggcctacaggacagtagctgtaGCCTGCCTCTggcctacaggacagtagctgtaGCCTGCCTCCggcctacaggacagtagctgtaGCCTGCCTCCggcctacaggacagtagctgtaGCCTGCCTCCggcctacaggacagtagctgtaGCCTGCCTCCGGCCTACTACCAACAGGTCTGGATCTTTATGTCACACAGAGTGCGCTGCGCACCCTGTAATCCACAGGTTCAAGCCCCTGATCCCTTTTCTCTCCTATAAGTCAATTCTGTTATTGCTCTGTCATTGGATTTCAAAATAACTGACTTGACAGGCTCAGTGTGAACTGCAGGTTACAGTACAAAAGGGAAGTGTTGCTGGCATAAGCACCACCGCATTTTGCGCAGCACTTCACTCTTCACTGGCCAAActtccttttttcttttttttaaatgcccaAAGTTTCTCAACAAACTCATTCAGCAATAACAAAAAGGACACGGTTTCACAAACATTTTGGTTTGATTAAATAACAGAGTGATTTTTAAAGTGTGTGATAgaagctgtgtgtctgtggccaAGCTCTGGGAAACTCACCTGGGCACCGAAACCAGGTATTTACTCCAGAATATGACTAACACAATGAAACACACAGAGGGTATGAAGgggggagagacacacagaggttacgaaggagagagagaggttataaagggggagagagcgagagagagagagagagagagagagagagagagagataggggttctaaagggggagagggagagagagagagacagaggttctgaaggggagagagagagagagacagaggttctgaagtggggagagagagagagaggttctgaagggggagagagggagacaggttctgaaggggggatagagggagacaggttctgaaggggggagagagggagacaggttctgaaggggggagagagggagacaggttctgaagggggagagagagagagacaggttctgaagggggagagagagagacagaggttctgaaggggggagagagagacagaggttctgaagggggagagagagagacaggttctgatggggggagtgagagagacaggttctgaaggggggagtgagagagacaggttctgaagggggagagagacagaggttctgaaggggggacagagagagagagagagaggctctgaaGGGGGAGTTAGACACGttctgaagggggagagagagagagagagagagacaggttctgaaggggggagtgagagagacaggttctgaaggggggagtgagagagacaggttctgaaggggggagtgagagacaggttttgaaggggggagtgagagagacaggttctgaagggggggagagagagacaggttctgaagggggagagagagacagaggctctgaagggagagagagagacaggttctgaagggggagagagagagagagagacaggttcttaaggggggggtgagagagacaggttctgaaggggggagtgagagacaggtTCTgaaggggggagtgagagacaggtTCTgaaggggggagtgagagagacaggttctgaaggggggagagagagaggttctgaaggggggagtgggagagagacagaggctctAAAGGGGGAGTTAGAGACATGTTCTGAAGGGGGAACGTACTGGTGTCTGTTTCAGCACAGATATTGAGGGGAAGGCAAAACAATGTTACAATATACACTACTACACACAGATTTATTTACTTAGCCATACAAAACACCGACACTTAGTTTAGGCTACAGAGGTTGAGACTCACTTACACTCTCCCACTGCTAAACACACATCGACTGACTTACCGGAGAGCACTACGGGTCGCCCGTTATTCCCGGGGGCTGGCGAAGAAAGGTGTGAACAGCACCGGGGAGGTAAAATTCCAGGCGCTGAGACAGAACGGGATAAGACAGCTGAGCGCTCCTCGCGGGAGGGAATGTGGATGCGCGGCGCGCTCTCTGTGTCCGGAAGGGTTGGATTGACTGGCACGCGCAGTGACTGACGTCCACTCCAAAGCGCGCTCCCTGGATGCTTGTGTCACTCTCACGGaatttaaacaaaaaaacaaataatcCGGGGCTTCTTAATtacgttttgcaacggaaatcGATTACCATTTaagaaccaaacggaagcaaatAGAACGAAATGGGAAGGGACCTACATTAATTTGTCCACTAGAAACGATCCttttcgttgcaaaacgttttccgTTTGGAGTGAACGGTTTGTTACAAAACGTTGCAACAgacgaaacgttttgcaacagaatggGCGTAATGAATTCAGCCCTGATTTTGACTTTGAATAACATAATTCGTGTAGAAATGGAATTGTCCAAACGCAACATCCGGTGATTTGACATAACTTCGGTGCTGTAGTCTTCGAACACCACTGAGCCCAGGAATCTACATGTCCCAGTCAGCTGAACCCTTCCTACCcaaagagacaaacacacactcgcTCTCTGCATCTGTCAACATAGCATCCGTCTGTTCTTTAAGGCTAGATCCACAATTCTCTGTTGGGATCTAAGTTCCATGAAACTCCGAATTTGACGTTCCAGTAAGAGAAGAGTATACCCTTTATCTCCACCTCGTGGCCAGTCTTGGAACTGCAGAGGTCTTCAGTTATGCCTGCATAAAGATCTGGAGCTTCACACCATGTGTGATTTTgataacaaaatacattttattgtacataaaaaaaaatacatgaacCATTCATTCAATTGTCTTATGTATGATCTGAAGCATTAAATGGTAACAGCCACTGTGAACACAGTAGCTAGTACAATAATCGTTTAACACAGTgagatgattgattgattgactggatCAACCTAACTCTATAATGTGTAGCATTATAATCACAAACACAAAATAGGCAGCTTATTACACAGAGCAGAATAAACACAACATTGACTTATGATCAATCTGAACTGTCGGATTCAGATATTAACTGTGTGTAGTCATGTAGCGTGTGACAGGCCGTAGTCATGTCATGTAGCGTGTGACAGCCCGTAGTCATGTAGCGTGTGACAGCCCGTAGTCATGTAGCGTGTGACAGCCCGTAGTCATGTAGCGTGTGACAGCCCGTAGTCGTGTAACGTGTGACAGGCCGTAGTCATGTAGCGTGTGACAGCCCGTAGTCATGTAGCGCGTGACAGCCCGTAGTCATGTAACGTGTGACAGCCCGTAGTCATATAACGTGTGACAGGCCGTACTCATGTAGCGTGTGACAGCCTGTAGTCATGTAGCATGTGACGGCCCGTAGTCATGTAACGTGTGACAGGCCGTAGTCATGTAGCGTGTGATAGCCCGTAGTCATGTAGCGTGTGACAGGCCGTAGTCATGTCGCGTGTGACAGCCCGTAGTCATGTAGCGCGTGACAGCCAGTTGTTATGTCATGTAGCGTGTGACAGCCAGTTGTCATGTCATGTAGCGTGTGACAGCCAGTTGTCATGTCATGTAGCGTGTGACAACCCGTAGTCATGTAGCGTGTGACAGCCCGTAGTCATGTAGCGTGTGACAGCCCGTAGTCATGTAGCGTGTGACAGCCCGTAGTCATGTAGCGTGTGACAGCCCGTAGTCATGTAGCGTAGCGTGTGACAGCCTGTAGTCATGTCATGTAGTGTGTGACAGCCTGTAGTCATGTCATGTAGTATGTGACAGCCTGTAGTCATGTCATGTAGTGTGTGACAGCCCGTAGTCATGTCATGTAGTGTGTGACAGCCCGTAGTCATgtcatgtagtgtgtatagtagAGCAGCCTGTTGTCATGTCATGTAGCGTGTGACAGGCCTGTAGTCATGTCATGTAGCGTGTGACAGCCTGTAGTCATGTCATGTAGCGTGTGACAGCCCGTAGTCATGTCATGTAGCGTGTGACAGCCTGTAGTCATGTCATGTAGCGTGTGACAGCCCGTAGTCATGTCATGTAGCGTGTGACAGGCCTGTAGTCATGTCATGTAGCGTGTGACAGCCCGTAGTCATGTCATGTAGCGTGTGACAGGCCTGTAGTCATGTCATGTAGCGTGTGACAGGCCTGTAGTCATGTCATGTAGCGTGTGACAGGCCTGTAGTCATGTCATGTAGTGTGTGACAGCCTGTAGTCATGTCATGTAGCGTGTGACAGCCCGTAGTCATGTCATGTAGCGTGTGACAGGCCTGTAGTCATGTCATGTAGCGTGTGACAGCCCGTAGTCATGTCATGTAGCGTGTGACAGGCCTGTAGTCATGTCATGTAGCGTGTGACAGGCCTGTAGTCATGTCATGTAGCGCGTGACAGGCCTGTAGTCATGTCATGTAGCGTGTGACAGCCTGTAGTCATGTAGCGTGTGACAGCCCGTAGTCATGTAGCGTAGCGTGTGACAGCCCGTAGTCATGTAGCGTAGCGTGTGACAGCCCGTAGTCATGTCATGTAGCGTGTGACAGCCTGTAGTCATGTCATGTAGTGTGTGACAGCCTGTAGTCATGTCATGTAGTGTGTGACAGCCTGTAGTCATGTCATATAGCGTGTGACAGCCTGTAGTCATGTCATGTAGCGTGTGACAGCCCGTAGTGTGTATAGTAGAGCAGCCTGTAGTCATGTCATGTAGCGTGTGACAGCCCGTAGTCATGTCATGTAGTGTGTGACAGCCTGTAGTCATGTCATGTAGCGTGTGACAGCCTGTAGTCATGTCATGTAGCGTGTAACAGCCCGTAGTGTGTATAGTAGAGCAGCCTGTAGTCATGTCATGTAGCGTGTGACAGGCCTGTAGTCATGTCATGTAGCGTGTGACAGCCCGTAGTCATGTCATGTAGCGTGTGACAGCCTGTAGTCATGTCATGTAGTGTGTGACAGCCTGTAGTCATGTCATGTAGCGTGTGACAGCCCGTAGTCATGTCATGTAGCGTGTGACAGGCCTGTAGTCATGTCATGTAGCGTGTGACAGGCCTGTAGTCATGTCATGTAGCGTGTGACAGCCTGTAGTCATGTCATGTAGCGTGTGACAGCCCGTAGTTTGTATAGTAGAGCAGCCTGTAGTCATGTCATGTAGTGTGTGACAGCCTGTAGTCATGTCATGTAGCGTGTGACAGCCTGTAGTCATGTCATGTAACGTGTGACAGCCTGTAGTCATGTAGCGTGTGACAGCCCGTAGTGTGTATAGTAGAGCAGCCTGTAGTCATGTCATGTAGTGTGTGACAGCCTGTAGTCATGTCATGTAGCGTGTGACAGCCTGTAGTCATGTCATGTAGCGTGTGACAGCCCGTAGTTTGTATAGTAGAGCAGCCTGTAGTCATGTCATGTAGTGTGTGACAGCCTGTAGTCATGTCATGTAGCGTGTGACAGCCTGTAGTCATGTCATGTAACGTGTGACAGCCTGTAGTCATGTAGCGTGTGACAGCCCGTAGTGTGTATAGTAGAGCAGCCTGTAGTCATGTCATGTAGCGTGTGACAGCCTGTAGTCATGTCATGTAGCGTGTGACAGCCTGTAGTCATGTCATGTAGCGTGTGACAGCCCGTAGTGTGTATAGTAGAGCAGCCCGTAGTCATGTCATGTAGTGTGTGACAGCCTGTAGTCATGTCATGTAGCGTGTGACAGCCTGTAGTCATGTCATGTAACGTGTGACAGCCTGTAGTCATGTAGCGTGTGACAGCCCGTAGTGTGTATGGTAGAGCAGCCTGTAGTCATGTCATGTAGCGTGTGACAGCCTGTAGTCATGTCATGTAGCGTGTGACAGGCCTGTAGTCATGTCATGTAGCATGTGACAGCCAGTTGTCATGTCATGTAGCGTGTGACAGCCTGTAGTCATGTCATGTAGCATGTGACAGCCAGTTGTCATGTCATGTAGCGTGTGACAGCCCGTAGTGTGTATAGTAGAGCAGCCTGTAGTCATGTCATGTAGTGTGTGACAGCCTGTAGTCATGTCATGTAGCGTGTGACAGCTCGTAGTGTGTATAGTAGAGCAGCCTGTAGTCATGTCATGTAGCGTGTGACAGTTCGTAGTGTGTATAGTAGAGCAGCCTGTAGTCATGTCATGTAGTGTGTGACAGCCTGTAGTCATGTCATGTAGCGTGTGACAGCCCGTAGTGTGTATAGTAGAGCAGCCTGTAGTCGAGCCTCCATCAGCAGCAGGTTGACATGGAcctggagaaagagaaacaggaaGACACAGAGTCAGTCAGTAACACACCTGACACAGAAGAAAGGTAGATACAGATGGACAGAGTTTTTAGCGATGGTTTTGAGCAAGTGTGTGTGGCGCGTACCTTCTCAGAGTGTCTGAAGAGTCTCCAGTAGGCATTGTAGATCCTATCTGTAGTCTGTTCTGGATGACACGCTACCGTTTTCACAAACATCTTGAGGCCTCGCTCCAACAACACATTCACCTCTCCGTAGTCGTAGTCAtcgtacctacacacacaccaaacatcaGTATAATAGACAAACCcaggtgcacaaacacacacagttatgaacatacaagtgtgtgtgtgtgtgagactgaccGTATTCCGTAGAGGCAGTGGATGTAGTTCCAGAGAGCCttgcggagtgtgtgtgtgtccacatccTTGTGCATCGCCATCCTGTTGTAGGTTagaccacacacaacctgacagaATACAAGACGTCACTCCATCAGTATCAACCTGACAGACACTCCATCAGTATCAACCTGACAGACACTCCATCAGTATCAACCTGAGAGGTGAAGGGTCAACATGTTAAAGGGTACTTGTTGTAGTACCTGGAACTTCTCCTCCAGTAATTGGCCCATGTCTGGTAACAGTCTGTTCACTAGGGAGAATCCATGGTCTTCCCATGAGtagtcctatatatatatatatacacacacacacacacacacacacacacacacacacacactataaattATACATGCATCTTATATGCACACCAACAACCATAGCTTTCCCATGAGAAGTCCTATAATCAGACATGcaaacattatacacacacacctctctctctctcacacacacacacacacacacacacacctgtgctcTCATGGTAGGAGGTGACTGTTCTCCTCGGATGGAGAAGTCTTCATAGATGAACTCTGGATCCTCCACTAACCTCAACACCAAGTCAGAGGGGGCTCCCCGtaccactgctacacacacacacaagtcagaaaGAATGCCATGGAAAACAGCCACAGTGTGAGACAGCGTGTGCGTaaatgtggaggtgtgtgtgtaccagtagGTATGCTctcgctcctctccctctcaaagCGAGTGATCATCTCTTCCTGACTACACTCCTCCACCTGCTGTTGTAACTCCACCATCCTCTTCATCAATGCCTCCACCTCCGTCACTCcatcctgacagagagagagaaggagagagagaaaataagtgaCTGATTTACATGTTGTCACTTATCCAGCGACCTAGACTGCATCTCAAATCTCACCTCTGGCTTGCCGTCCTCGGGGGCGGGACTGTGAGGGCTTTGTGGCATGTTATTGGATGGTGATGGTGGGCAGAAGGCGTGGCCTCCTACGTGGTCGGGCTCAGGGTGTAGGCCACACCCCCAAACGAAGGAGGACAGCGAATGAGAGTGAGTCATCAGAACAACTGCGTGGATCAGCTCAGCCAATGACCAACGATCATCCGCCCCGGGACACACCAACTCCTGCAGGAGAGGGGGTGGACGACCATTACTGtatacctctgtgtgtgtgtgtgtgtgtgtgtgtgtgtgtgtgtgtgtgtgtgtgtgtgtgtgtgtgtgtgtgtgtgtgtgtatgtgtgtgtgtgtctcacctgtatgTGCTGTTGTGTGATGAGCCAGGGTCTGTGTGCCAGCAGCTTGTTAAGTGTGTGTAGGCAGCGTattttggggtgtgtgtgttgtagccCCTCCAGCCAGCTCTCCTCCCCCCCCGCCTCCAGGAACCCTGCACTATGCTGTTGGACAAGGTAGGAACACTGGTGACGAGCTGCagcctggggagagagggagaaaagagaataGAGAAAAAGTGGGAGGGAAAGTCGAGAGAGACGGTGTGTTTGAGGGGATCAGCTTGAGTAAGGTAATTACATAAGTCATTATTTGAGATGTAAGGTGATTTGTTGATCAGTGATTCTGTGAAGTTATGGTTCAGTTTAGGCAGTACAAGCTCTCACCATGACAACGATGTAGTGCCTCCAGGGGCGGGGTAGCGGGCCATCCAGCTCCAGCAAAGCATGCTGGGTACGCAGGAAGCAGCTGAGGTAGGTGGGGTGAAGGGCCATCACCATGGTGATGTGGTCAAAACGGCCCAATGAGAGGAAGGCTTCTATCAGAACTTCCTGATCTGGTCCCTCATCCAAAATCTGAGAGGgagtcaaaaacacacacagtaagaTCATGGACAAACTGATACTGTCTCACACTCACTGTAATAGTCATATGCTTATCCGTGCACACACACGTACCACTTGTGCAGGGATGAAGGCACTAGGACCGGAGGCCAAAGCCTGAGGAATCTCAACACcttgctcctgtgtgtgtgagagagagagagagagagcgagagagagaggccatgaaTAACTATATCGAATGACACAATTCCGTCACCAACTCAAACATCCACATTTTCTTCAATAAAAACATCCCTCTACAGGGATGTCTCTGTccctctacaggacagagaagtagaaatactggtttcCTGCTTTGTGATCCACCAAATACACAACACCTTATTTCTAGCTCTTATTCTTAGACTGTCATTgttctatctacagtatgttatagCCATGCCAATGCCATGACGCAGGCTTAAGTAGACCCAAACACTTGTGTCAGAGCCATCTAGAACAGTGAAGTTACTATATCAGCTGCCAGTTACAACTGCCTCCCTGTTAGCCCAAATTGAAGTAACACTGTAACATGATACCTGAGCAACAACTTTTATAATAGGAACCAAATTCATAATATACAACCATCCACATTGCCAAACACTCACCATCATCTGGAGTTGCCAGGTTAACTCTGCGGTATATATATACTATGTTAACAGCTAAAAACTACAGGACCCGCTAAATCTGTTTTCTTTCAATAATGTAATGAATCGTGAGCGTGCCGTGGTGTTTCGATAAGAGCTCAACGGGGGCGTGCCGTACTCTTACATCATCCCGTGCTCGgctgtctgatgaaacaaactgGCAACTGACAGAAGACAGCTGGGAACTTAACTGCCATTGACTGGCATCGTTCATCATGACTTCATTTACCTTTAATTCATGGAGACTCCTCAATCTTGTCATTTGATGAGCAACATCACATAGCTGGATCAATGACATATTGTGTAAATTATTTGCTCCTCTCAGGCAAAAATGAACGTTTCTGGCAACTGGCAAACCATGCTAGTTACCCGTCTCGCTGTCTCTGCTGCTCGGGCCCTACCTGTGCAGTCCGCAGTAGTTCCGCTGCCCTCTCGCGGACCTCCTTTAAGGGGCAGGACCGGGAGACCCGCAGCAGCTGCAGGAGAGTGTGTTTATCGAGACGAGCAGAACCGGTTCGGTCCAGACCCAACCGGGACATGACGCTCTGGGTCAGTTCTTTCAGCGCCTCTGCCCTCTCCGCCTCGTCCCTGCTGCACAGCCGAGAAAAGTTACTCGGGTTCGGCCCGAGTTCGGGTTGATGATGTCGGCTTTTAGGTCTGGGATCTTCGGAGTTGGTGGTTCTACCTCCATTACATTCACAGAGCGCGTCTGTCGGTGGTTCTAGCGCCACCTCTTCCATAACAACCTGCACAGAACCCTCCCGTGCCTTGTCCctagctggctagctggctggttTCGGAATGCTGgtgtgctagctagttagcatttaGGCTTTCACAACTCCGTCAGATTTCGTCAATTGACCGTAGTCGGCAGTAATCCCCACATATTTTGTTATCAAatcgacagattttttttctcaagTAATGACAACACATTTAATTTGAATCTGGCTTGCTAACGTCTCGAGCACGGGGCACATCATTATCGAAGGCTAGCAAGTTGTTCATCCCTGTCAATTTGAATCGGATCAAAACAGCGAAAGCGTCTGCAGCAATATACGTCCATTATATAAGGTTCTGGTATCGAATATGTGACAGATATTCGTCACTTGTCCGGGTGATCTTTCAGATGTGGAGAAATTTGCTGACTTTCATCATCTGTCCATTCGCCGGTATCAACTCCTCTACTTCTGCGTGCCCACTGACgtcacagattttttttaaaattgtggATTCTTCATTCTGAAGGCGTGTTCCCTCACCATATGATAATGATATTGTAATATGCATTAGGTACTGTCAAAATAGTTAACTATGTACATTTGTATTCTTGATTTGTTGCCTATTGTTCCATCTACTTGGATTCTTGCTGCTGTTGAAATTCAAATTATGGGGATAGACTGGTTTTCGGTGTAGAGTTTGGAGTTCATGAAAGTAGTGAGAGTGACAGTGACACAGCAAACTTTATTCTTAGCACATCTACCTTTATATCCTCCCCCagagggggttgtgtgtgtgtgtgtgttaagtacTCCCAGTTAACACTGTtcctcacactgtgtgtgtgtgtattcagtacTCCCAGTAAACACTGTTTCTCACACTACAGGTGTGTGTTCAATTGGGAAAAAAGTTGGAAAATGGCACCGACATAGAGGGCTGCCGCGCTTCTAGCTCTTAGGTAATTTTGCAGAATTTTGTTTTATTATGTGTAATTTCTTACATGATTAGCTTTTTTTgcgttattacatacagccgggaagaactatttgatatcagagcggcggtaactcatcagcactaccagcattacgaccaggaatacaactttcccgaatcGGATCCATTGTTCGTTTTCCAGAGGCCGATCCAAAACACTGCCGGCGGAGGAGAGGTACTCCGCGTGGTCTTCTAAACTGACTTAGGAggtgcgcacaccacccaccgcttccgagtatattactcactaatgttcagtctctggataataaagttgacaagCTCAGGGAGAGGATTTCTTTCcatagagacatcagggattgtaacatactctgtttcatggaaacatggctctctcgtgatatactgtctgagtccatccagccagttgggttctcagttcattgcACAGataggaataaatatctctccaggaagaagaagggcggggttgtatgtttcatgataaacgactcatggtgtgattgtgataacatacaggaactcaagtccttttgttcacacgacctagaatacctcacaatcaaatgccgactgtaTTATCTCCCAAAATAATTATCTTTGGTTATAGTGACAGCCGTGTATCCCCCCCTCTAGCCGATATCACGacagccctcaaagaa
This genomic interval from Oncorhynchus clarkii lewisi isolate Uvic-CL-2024 chromosome 18, UVic_Ocla_1.0, whole genome shotgun sequence contains the following:
- the LOC139372703 gene encoding sestrin-2 isoform X1, translated to MEEVALEPPTDALCECNGGRTTNSEDPRPKSRHHQPELGPNPSNFSRLCSRDEAERAEALKELTQSVMSRLGLDRTGSARLDKHTLLQLLRVSRSCPLKEVRERAAELLRTAQEQGVEIPQALASGPSAFIPAQVILDEGPDQEVLIEAFLSLGRFDHITMVMALHPTYLSCFLRTQHALLELDGPLPRPWRHYIVVMAAARHQCSYLVQQHSAGFLEAGGEESWLEGLQHTHPKIRCLHTLNKLLAHRPWLITQQHIQELVCPGADDRWSLAELIHAVVLMTHSHSLSSFVWGCGLHPEPDHVGGHAFCPPSPSNNMPQSPHSPAPEDGKPEDGVTEVEALMKRMVELQQQVEECSQEEMITRFERERSESIPTAVVRGAPSDLVLRLVEDPEFIYEDFSIRGEQSPPTMRAQDYSWEDHGFSLVNRLLPDMGQLLEEKFQVVCGLTYNRMAMHKDVDTHTLRKALWNYIHCLYGIRYDDYDYGEVNVLLERGLKMFVKTVACHPEQTTDRIYNAYWRLFRHSEKVHVNLLLMEARLQAALLYTLRAVTRYMT
- the LOC139372703 gene encoding sestrin-2 isoform X3 yields the protein MMEQGVEIPQALASGPSAFIPAQVILDEGPDQEVLIEAFLSLGRFDHITMVMALHPTYLSCFLRTQHALLELDGPLPRPWRHYIVVMAAARHQCSYLVQQHSAGFLEAGGEESWLEGLQHTHPKIRCLHTLNKLLAHRPWLITQQHIQELVCPGADDRWSLAELIHAVVLMTHSHSLSSFVWGCGLHPEPDHVGGHAFCPPSPSNNMPQSPHSPAPEDGKPEDGVTEVEALMKRMVELQQQVEECSQEEMITRFERERSESIPTAVVRGAPSDLVLRLVEDPEFIYEDFSIRGEQSPPTMRAQDYSWEDHGFSLVNRLLPDMGQLLEEKFQVVCGLTYNRMAMHKDVDTHTLRKALWNYIHCLYGIRYDDYDYGEVNVLLERGLKMFVKTVACHPEQTTDRIYNAYWRLFRHSEKVHVNLLLMEARLQAALLYTLRAVTRYMT
- the LOC139372703 gene encoding sestrin-2 isoform X2 encodes the protein MEEVALEPPTDALCECNGGRTTNSEDPRPKSRHHQPELGPNPSNFSRLCSRDEAERAEALKELTQSVMSRLGLDRTGSARLDKHTLLQLLRVSRSCPLKEVRERAAELLRTAQEQGVEIPQALASGPSAFIPAQVILDEGPDQEVLIEAFLSLGRFDHITMVMALHPTYLSCFLRTQHALLELDGPLPRPWRHYIVVMAAARHQCSYLVQQHSAGFLEAGGEESWLEGLQHTHPKIRCLHTLNKLLAHRPWLITQQHIQELVCPGADDRWSLAELIHAVVLMTHSHSLSSFVWGCGLHPEPDHVGGHAFCPPSPSNNMPQSPHSPAPEDGKPEALMKRMVELQQQVEECSQEEMITRFERERSESIPTAVVRGAPSDLVLRLVEDPEFIYEDFSIRGEQSPPTMRAQDYSWEDHGFSLVNRLLPDMGQLLEEKFQVVCGLTYNRMAMHKDVDTHTLRKALWNYIHCLYGIRYDDYDYGEVNVLLERGLKMFVKTVACHPEQTTDRIYNAYWRLFRHSEKVHVNLLLMEARLQAALLYTLRAVTRYMT